In the Styela clava chromosome 8, kaStyClav1.hap1.2, whole genome shotgun sequence genome, one interval contains:
- the LOC120329723 gene encoding DCC-interacting protein 13-alpha-like — MSLFMFLQVLIILLSSCMASIKLELADCLADSPQTRALIGVFQEDAEALTNYARGLEYAFQRIAYAQNELTAATQALAQHLREFDSQKFTLTTDNDYISSTMQQLASEIDQVSTFNAVLQTQLVENATYHSGRFVEKYLMQYQKLKAQFESQDKIHQEAMKRAAKLSKKRISESSWQESTDHLHIARKAFHETSMNYCATMNLLQARKKTGLLTPLVGYVQSQVGFFKMGAEFCQPELEEYLSKLTENLQEVEKDTVTAEQENVLLIDRIDGESTRAYIPDPPPAMDFPELPVSNKLTQISGYLFARSHGVFMNQWNQRYYFTQGGNLMQQGSNEVAGGLVMDLDGCTIVPIEADDRRYVFQITSQDGKQNVILQAESKHNCAQWVATISNISKGLYLANDPSKAAELMQAASQSPEPVSQPAATPAANVEPEVAQAQPKNERTSSQSSDFEAKHEAFKPAGMFERLKNAATSLMQPLSKNEQTGTGGSRQPSGDGDQISRDTTDSDLEAVVNSGFPVLFDLPSPASQTTQQQDDGQKPAESQDNATQEGSMSPTRENPFGGEEGDEEAPATKSGNPGPDSSFRAMYVVRFIGCKQVESEIHNGYAIISDSIRSIMAARALHNIFSMNELHLVVTDGAIRLVDPATQLCRETFPIKEILQAAHHRENTRLFGFISRSMSVNTGVVNMCYAFESNSDGADVCCAIATAQVMVRSLIEHDEIERQKELESDLEEQSKLLAQANLADENESANDDTAKLEAEDLTMQDS, encoded by the exons ATGTCTTTGTTTATGTTCTTGCAGGTTTTAATTATATTGTTATCTTCATGTATGGCTTCAATTAAACTAGAACTAGCAGATTGTCTGGCTGATAGCCCACAGACTCGGGCCCTTATTGGAGTATTTCAAGAAGATGCAGAGGCTCTAACAAATTATGCACGCGGACTTGAGTATGCGTTCCAGCGTATCGCGTATGCTCAGAACGAGTTAACAGCAGCGACGCAAGCGTTAGCGCAACATTTACGAGAATTCGATTCACAAAAATTCACTCTTACCACGGATAATGATTATATTAGTTCAACAATGCAACAGCTTGCGTCGGAAATCGATCAAGTCTCAACCTTTAACGCCGTGCTCCAAACACAGCTAGTGGAGAATGCGACGTACCACAGTGGTAGATTtgtcgaaaaatatttaatgcaaTATCAAAAGTTGAAAGCGCAATTTGAGTCACAAGATAAAATCCACCAGGAGGCGATGAAGAG GGCAGCGAAGTTATCCAAGAAACGAATCAGTGAGTCATCGTGGCAGGAATCGACTGATCATTTACACATTGCAAGGAAAGCTTTCCATGAAACTTCAATGAATTATTGTGCAACAATGAATCTGTTACAG GCTCGCAAGAAAACTGGACTCCTTACACCACTGGTTGGTTACGTTCAATCACAAGTAGGGTTTTTCAAAATGGGGGCGGAATTCTGTCAACCTGAACTCGaagaatatttatcaaaattaacggAAAATTTACAAGAAGTTGAAAAGGACACTGTTACAGCT GAACAAGAAAACGTTTTATTAATCGATCGAATAGACGGAGAGAGCACGAGAGCTTATATTCCGGACCCTCCACCTGCAATGGACTTCCCTGAACTACCGGTATCAAATAAACTGACACAGATAAGTGG atatttatttgcCAGAAGTCACGGTGTCTTCATGAATCAATGGAACCAGAGATACTATTTCACGCAG GGGGGAAACCTAATGCAACAAGGGAGTAATGAGGTGGCCGGTGGATTAGTGATGGACCTGGATGGCTGCACCATTGTTCCTATTGAAGCAGATGATAGAAGATATGTGTTCCAG ATAACATCACAAGATGGCAAACAGAATGTGATATTACAAGCTGAGAGTAAACACAACTGTGCGCAGTGGGTCGCCACTATCAGTAATATTTCTAAAGGATTGTATCTTGCTAACGATCCGAGCAAAGCAGCTGAA CTAATGCAAGCAGCAAGCCAATCTCCTGAGCCTGTTTCTCAGCCTGCTGCAACTCCTGCTGCCAATGTTGAGCCTGAAGTCGCTCAAGCGCAACCGAAAAATGAACGGACTTCGTCTCAGTCAAGCGACTTCGAAGCAAAACATGAAGCATTTAAACCAGCAG GTATGTTTGAAAGATTGAAAAATGCGGCAACATCCTTGATGCAGCCTTTGAGTAAAAACGAACAGACCGGAACAGGCGGCAGCAGACAACCTTCTGGTGATG GAGACCAGATATCACGAGACACCACAGACTCTGATTTAGAAGCTGTAGTAAATTCTGGGTTCCCAGTTCTATTCGATCTGCCGTCACCTGCGTCTCAAACAACACAGCAACAAGATGATGGACAGAAACCAGCTGAAAGCCAGGATAACGCCACTCAAGAAGGGTCCATGTCTCCCACAAGAGAGAATCCTTTTGGAG GTGAGGAAGGAGACGAAGAAGCACCTGCTACaaaatctggcaaccctggACCTGACTCAAGCTTTCGTGCAATGTATGTTGTGAGATTTATTGGCTGCAAACAG GTTGAGAGCGAGATTCACAATGGTTACGCAATCATCTCTGATTCAATTCGTTCAATAATGGCAGCCCGAGCTCTTCACaacattttttcaatgaatgagCTCCACCTAGTGGTTACTGATGGTGCAATACGATTGGTTGATCCAG CAACTCAACTTTGCCGGGAAACCTTTCCTATCAAAGAAATCCTGCAAGCCGCACACCATCGTGAGAATACGAGACTGTTTGGCTTCATTTCTCGTTCAATGTCTGTCAACACAGGAGTTGTGAATATGTGTTACGCGTTCGAAAGCAACTCTGATGGTGCCGATGTCTGCTGTGCAATTGCTACAGCCCAG GTCATGGTTCGAAGTTTAATAGAGCATGATGAGATTGAACGCCAGAAGGAGCTAGAGAGCGATTTAGAAGAGCAAAGTAAATTACTCGCTCAAGCGAATCTCGCCGATGAGAATGAGTCAGCGAATGATGACACGGCGAAATTGGAAGCTGAAGACCTAACAATGCAAGACtcgtaa